The Candidatus Zixiibacteriota bacterium genome segment CGCCAGCGTGGCGCTGGGCTGGTTTGTCAGCCCGTACTGGTTTCTGTTCACCGCCTTCGTCGGCGCCAATCTCCTGCAGTCGGCGTTCACGAAGTGGTGCCTGATGGAGGACATCCTCAGGAAGACGGTCTTTGCGCGCCGTCAGACGGCGTGAGGGCGATTGACGGTCGCAAGCTCGGTTCGGCGGCGGGGCGAGTCGCTCCCGTGGCTGTGCGTGCCGAACAAAGGGGTGGGCGGGTGTGCCACGGGTCTTCAGACCCGTGAATCTCGTTGGCAACAGGTAACACAGGTCTGAAGACCTGTGGCACATCGGTTCCTGGCGGCGGATCAGCGGAGGGGCGGGGACTCGAACCCCGATGGGCTTTTGGCCCGGCGGTTTTCAAGACCGCTGCCTTACCAGTTAGGTCTACCCCTCCGTGAACACGCCGGATGTCCGCCCGGCTGTCGTATCCGATGCCAAGATTGGACGCCGTCGCCCCCTTGTCAACCGGGGTGATGCGGTGTGTTCATGACCATGCCGGCGCAGCAAACTCCTTGCCTCTCGTGTTTCACAAGCACAGATTGGACGGACGCTTGGTCTACCATGCCCAGCAAGAGGAATGCCTGTGCGTCGGCCATACGATCTTCTCGCTGCAATTGCCCTCGCGGCGACCATCTTCGGAATTGCCAGACCCGTTCCGGCCGAGGACATACGTTGGGAGTTCAGTGCCCAAGTCCGTCCGCGGCTGGAGATTCGCGATGGCTATCGACGGCCGCTGATGAGGGATGAGGGCCCAGTGCTCCTTCTTTCGCAACGCACCCGGCTTGGGATCCGTTGCATAGTCAATCCCCAAGTGACCGCATTTGTTCAGTTCCAGGATGCCCGCACGTGGGGAGATGAAGGGAGTCAAGCGTGGGGAACTCGCTCGTCAGTAGCCCTCTTGGATACGTACCGCGCTTTCATTGAGTTGAGATGGAGACACTGGTCTCTCCGGTGCGGTAGGCAGGAGCTCACGTGCGAGGAAGAGCGCATCATGGGTAGCTCGGATTGGCTGCAGCAGGCCAGGGCTCATGATGCCATATGTCTGCAATGGCAGAGGGGACATTGGACGGGTCAGACCGCGTGGGCGCACAATGAGTCGGGCCAGCCGTTGACATCAGATTACAGCATCTACATTGAGAACGGCAATTGGGACTACAAGAGTCTGGCGATGTGGTGGATTTCACATCAGACAAGAAGATGGAAAGAGAGCTTCTTCCTCCTGTACGACCACGATTGGGAAATGCGGGACATGTTGGGATACACGTCGCGGTTCTCTTTCGGTCCGCGTTTTGAATCTGCGCTTGAGAGATTCGGGCTCCGGCTAGAAGCTCATTGGCAACTGGGGCGCCTGAAAAGGAGCACATGGTACTACCCGGGTCCTTCGATCGCCGATACCCTCGATGTCAACGCCTTCATGGTTGCCTCATCTGTCACTTACGACTTGGGCGCAGTCAAGCTCGGGCTGTGGTACGACTATCTCTCGGGCAACCGTTCTGACTCCTCTGCCTACAGAGCATTCGATGCACCGTATCCGTCCAATCACGAGTTCTACGGCTGGGCCGACTATTTTGAGGACATCCCGAACGACACCAGGCAACGCGGCCTCCAGGATTTGGCACTCAAGATAACCATCAGAAACATCGGCCCGGTGTCCGGGCAATGCGATCTGCACTATTTCTGGTTTGCGCAGCCGGATGAGAAACGCGACAAGGCGTTGGGGATGGAAATCGACATCGGAGCAACATTTCCGCTGATGAAGAGCGTCGCCTTGTCGGCCGGTTACGCGCATGTGGTGCCGACCGAGGCGCTCAAGCGTGAAGGGCGGCGAGACCGCGGGGAATTGGTTCTATTCGATGCTTGATTTCAATGTGGAGTGACTTGGTGGGCGGAGCCCACCCTACGATATTGTCGAAGTTGTCCCTTGTAGGGTGGGCTCTGCCCACCATGGCCCTATGCTACCGCGCATCATCCTCAAACCCGGCAAAGACAAGGCCGCACGCCATCGGCACCCCTGGGTCTTTTCCGGTGCCATTGCGCGGATCGACGGCGATGTCAGGCCAGGCTCGGGGGAAATTGTCCGGGTCATGACAGCCGATGGGGCGTTCCTTGCCCACGGATATTACAATCCCCGTTCCCAGATTGCGATCCGTCTTCTGGAATGGAATGAGGCGGTTTCGGTCGATGAGTCATGGTGGCGTGGGAGACTGAGGGATGCGATCGCCGCCCGGCGCGATCTCTTCGCCGATCCACAGACCAACGCCTTCCGTTTGGTCCATGCCGAGGCCGATGGCCTACCCGCATTGATCGTCGACAAGTATGGCGACTGCCTCGTGATCCAATCGCAGGCCGCCGGGATCGATGCGGTGAAAGCGGTTCTCGTCGACGAGCTGAACGCGCAACTGCATCCGGGAGGGATCATCGAACGCAGTGAGGGCTCGGCACGTGAATTGGAGGGATTGGCTGAGGCGCGCGGCGTTGTGTCGGGTTCCGTGCCGCCGACTGTGGAGATCGTCGAGAACGGGCATCGCTTCGTCGTCGATCTGAATGAAGGGCAGAAGACCGGATTCTATCTCGATCAGCGGGCCAACCGCGCGCTCGTCGCAACGCATGCCCGTGATCGCGAAGTCCTCGATTGTTTCGCGTACACAGGTGGTTTCACGGTGTATGCATTGGCATCCGGGGCGCGTGCGGTGACCTGTGTCGATTCATCGGCGCCGGCGCTGGCGCTGCTTGCGCAGAATGTGGCGCTCAATGACATCGCCGTCGACCGCGTGTCGACCATCGAGGGGAATGCCTTCGAGGTTCTCCGCAAGTTCCGCGATCAGGGGCGGTCGTTCGACATGGTGATTCTCGATCCGCCCAAGCTGGCGGCCAATCGATCCCAGTTGGAGAAGGCACTGCGCGCCTACAAGGACCTGAATCTCTTGGCGATGAAGCTGCTGCGTCCCGGTGGCATCCTCGCCACCTTCTCCTGCTCGGGCGCGGTGAGTGTCGCCGCCTTCCAGGAAATGATCGCCTGGGCGGCAACCGATGCCGCCCGCAGCGTGCAAATCCTCCGTCGCCTTTCGCAAGCCGCCGATCATCCGATCCTCGTCTCATTCCCCGAGTCGGAGTATCTGAAGGGGCTGTTGTGTCGGGCGGTGTGATTCGTTGCCCGGACCGGTGGCCCTGACCGGTGGCCCTGACCTTGGTCAGGGTGTACCAAGGACACCAGAGAAACGCGATGCGCCGCCATGCCTACAACGATCCCGGCCACGCGCATTTCCTCACATTCTCCTGTCACCGCAATCAGCAACTCCTCACCAACGACACTGTGCGGCACTTCCTGGTCGAGACTCTTGACGCCGCCCGGGAGATAGAGCAATTCGACCTCTGGGCGTACGTGTTCATGCCGGATCATGTGCACCTGCTGCTTCATCCGAGGCGGGCGGAACACTCGATTCCCAGCATTCTCCGACGCATCAAGGAACCCTCCACCCGCCGTGTTGTGACCCTCTGGCGCGAGACTGCTCCGAAGAAACTCGATCTTCTGAAGGCGTCCTTCGGCAACCGCGAGGTTCATCGCTTCTGGCAGGCAGGAGGCGGATTCGATCGCAATCTGACCGACATGGGCGCGGTTCGTCGCGCTGTCGAATACATCGAGTACAATCCTGTCCGCCGCGGGTACGTTAAGGAACCGGGAGAGTGGACATGGTCAAGCGCTCGCGCGCGTCAGGGGGACAAGCACGCGCCGTTGCATGTGGACTCACTTGAGTCAGCGTTCTCGGGAACGGGCAGCGACCTTCGTATACCCTGACCAAGGTCAGGGCCACGCCAGCCAGGCATAAGGCATTTGGGGAAATAGGGTTAACAGGATGGGCGAAGATTGGGCCGCGACAATGTCCGCCCGGCAGTATATTCTCCCCACCCGGACATCGGCTGCCTGTTGATCGTGTTGGCATGCAATCATTGCCACTGCGGGGCGACCGATATAAGGGGAAACGATGCCAAGGGCACTCTCGGTTCCACAGGGAGTGTTCCGGCGCCCCGATCAGGGGATCGATGAGGTGAGTCAGACCCCATCAGCCACGTGTTGAGCACAGGCAATCCCAGGGACAGCGCGAGGCGACAGCGCAGGGGGTTAGAAACCCCCTGTCCGCGAGGGTTGATGTGCAAGGGGCTGAAGCCCCTTGTCCGCGATGGGTTGTTCGGATAGGGTGTAGGCAGCATGGCGGACCTTGAGGTGCAAGGGGCTGAAGCCCCTTGTTTACCGGGGCTACAGGTTAGGCAACGGGAATGACTGACCGGCGCAGCCAGAGAATCATATCGATCGAGGGGACCGATCCGCGGGTGCTCTTTGGGCGGCACAGCGTCTACCTGAGTTTGATGGAGGCGCGGCTGGGGGTGTCGCTCACGGCGCGCGGTGATGAGGTGATTGCGGTCGGCGAGCCGGAGAAGTTGGATATCGTGGCGCGTCTCTTTGCCGACCTGTTGGCGCATATCGACAAGACTGGGGAACTTTCGGAGCGTTACCTGCATTATGCCATCACCGTGGTCATGGAAGGCGGCGAGGGCCCAGCGGCGCAGTTGGAGGCCGCGGGTGGCACCAATGGCTCGAGGCAGCGCATTGCCCCCAAGACGCTGGGACAAAAGGAGTATCTCGATTCCATTGAGAACTACGACATCACGATCTGCATCGGCCCCGCCGGGACTGGGAAGACCTACCTGGCGGTGGCGATGGCGGTCGCCGAATGGAAGGCGAAGCTGGTCAGCCGGATCATCCTGGCCCGTCCGGCGGTCGAGGCGGGGGAGTCGCTCGGATTTCTCCCCGGCGATATCCGTGCCAAGGTCGATCCGTATTTGCGCCCGGTGTACGATGCGCTCTATGACATGATGCCGATGGAGAAGATGCACCGGCTGATGGAAAACGGGACGATCGAGATTGTGCCGTTGGCGTTCATGCGCGGACGGACCTTGAACAACGCCTTTGTGATTCTCGATGAGGCGCAAAACACCACGGTCGGCCAGATGAAGATGTTTCTCACGCGTCTCGGCGAGCGTTCCAAAGCGGTGGTGACCGGCGATGTCACGCAGATCGACCTGGTCAAGCCGGCGTCGTCGGGATTGCTTCTGGCGGAGAAGATCCTGCGCGGGATCAAAGGAATCGGCTTTGTGCAGTTGACCGAGCGCGACGTCGTGCGGCACAAACTGGTCGCCGCGATCATCCGGGCGTTTGAGGCGCATGAACAGAACGACAAGCGGGCGGATGCGGGGAATAGCGGGGCGAGAGCGTAGTCGCAGCTGTTGGATTCAGCAGGAGAAACAGCAGATCCTTCGCTGCGCTCAGGATGACATGTGCGGTGCAGGATATCGCAATGTGCGAGGCCATTCAGCCACCTAACCAGAGCCAGTCCATATGTTCCAACTCCTGCTGAAGGTCAAACGGTCGCTGGCCGCCAAGTCGCGGGCGCGGCTGGAGCGTTGGTCGAAATCGCGGCGCTATCGCCGGGTGCAGACCGCGTTCCATGTCTTTCTGGCGCTCGTGATTGTCGCGCTGTCGATCGTGTTGTTCCCCCGGCAGGAGTTGTACTATTCGCCCGATTTCCCGCGGGAAGGCGACATCGCCGCGGCTGACATTATCGCGCCCTTCGATTTCCCGGTGCTGAAGACTCCGGAGGAGCTCGACGCCGAGGCGCGTCAGGTGGAACGCGCCACGCCGCCGGTCTTGGCATACGATCTGGCGATTGCCGACTCGGTGGAGCGGACGATCGGTTTTCTCTTTGATCGGGCCGAGCGTGTGGCGGCGGCGCCGATCTCCGCCAAGCTGCGTCTGGAGCGGCTGGAGCAGGAGTTTCCCTGGCTGGACTTGGACGGCCTGATCGCGCCGCGCATCGGAGGTGGGTGGCTGGCCCTGCGTTTTGCGGTGCAAGATGTCATCCGGCGCGAATATTCCGCCGGGCTCTTTCCGGACCGGCATTTCCTCCCCACCTCCGAGAGTCCCTTTGTGCTGGTGCGCCGTCCTGGCGCCGGCGATCTGCCGCTCCAACGCGAGCAGATTCTCGATGTCGACGCGGCCCGCAGCCGTCTCGATGCCGAGTTGGCCGAAGTGCCCGGTGTCGATTCGCTCGAACGGGCCGGGCTGGTGCACGTGATCGGCACCATGCTGGCGCCGAACTTGACCTATGATCATGAGACCACGGAGCAGCGACGGCAGGCGCGTCTGGCGGAGATTCGCCCCTACAAAGTGCGCATCTTTCGCGGCGAGCGGATCGTGGCGAAGGACGAGCGGGTCTCCGCGGTGCATGCGGAACGTCTGGCGGCGCTGGCACGCGTGCGGGCCGAATCGCAGGAGTACGGCAATCCACTCCTGCGCTGGATTCCCATCGTCGCGCGGGCGGTTCTGGCCGGATTCTGTGTCTCCGGCATGTGGGCCTACTTCCGCTATTTTCGGCGCGCCTACCTGAGGCGCACCGCCGTCATCCTGCTTTTGGCTGTTGTCTGGACCATCGTTCTGATCCCGACGCGTTTCGCGCACAGCGCCGGTTGGCCGGCGATGTATCTGATTCCCATCCCGTTGGCGGCGATTCTGGTCACGGTCCTGGTCGATCTGACGACCGGTCTGATCGCGACGGTCTTCCTGTCGTTGCTGATCGGAATCGTCACCGGATTCGACTACACCGTCCTCTTGGTCGGGCTCTCCGCCGGTCTGGTATCGGCGGTCAGTCTTCGTGTGGTGCGTCGACGGTATGATTTCTATCGTCCCGCGCTGTACGGGTCGCTGGTCTATCTGCTGGCGATCGTGTTGTTGGAATCGCTGCGCGGCACGGAATCGCACCGGATGTTGGCGGCGGCGGGGTATGGGCTGGTCAATGCCATCGGCGGCGCGGTGCTGGCGGTCGGCGTGCTCCCGGTGTTCGAGTCGCTGTTCGGTTTCACGACCGATCTGACGCTTCTGGAACTGTCGAACCTCAACCATCCGCTGTTGAAGCGACTGTCGCTGGAGGCGCCCGGGACCTATCATCACTCGCTCGTGATCGGCAATCTGGCCGAGGGGGCGGCGGAGGCGATCGGCGCCAATCCACTCCTGGCGCGGGTCGGCGCCTACTTCCACGACATCGGCAAGATGGAGAAGCCGGAGTACTTCGTGGAAAACATGCGTCACATCAAGAGCAAGCACGACAAGCTTTCGCCGACGATGAGCGCGCTTATACTCGAATCGCACGTCAAGGGGGGCCGGGAACTGGCGCTGGAGTACAACCTCCCCGACCCGGTGATCGACTTCATCGAACAGCATCACGGCACGACGACGATGCAGTTCTTCTATCACAAGGCGCAGCAGCAGAGTCCCGATGAGCCGGTGCCTGAGGAGGAGTTCCGCTACCCCGGTCCGAAGCCGCAGACGCGGGAGACCGCCATCGTGATGCTGGCCGACTCGACCGAGGCGGTCACGCGGACTTTGGACGATCCCAAACCGGGACGGTTGCAGAGCGCCATCAAGAAGGTGATCGCGGACAAGTTCCTCGCCGGTCAACTGGAAGAATGCAACCTCACACTGCGCGACATCCACAAGATCGAAGAGAGTTTTCAGAAAACCCTCCTGGGTGTCTTCCACCAGCGGATCGACTATCCGTCCGCCGTCACGCGCGAAGAGGAAGAGGATACGGTACCGACTCCCAACGGCGGCTTGGCGAACGGTGCCAAGGGGGCGCGGGGGCGCAGGGCATCGCGTCCGCCCGTGTAGGACGTGTTGAAGAACCACCTTGGGCAGACACACAGGTCTGCCCCTACGATGGAACCGCAACGTGTTCATCGGGGCGGCCCTGTGTGGCCACCCGCGCTTTCAACACGCCTTGTGGAGTGGTTCCGCGCTTGACGCCGTCGGCGTCGATCTGCTTTGTTGTGTCATGATTTGTGCCGCGACCAGCCCCGCGTCACCGGACGACGATCCTCCCCGAAAATCGGGTCGTCTGCGTGTGAAAGTGTGGCGCGGTGTGAGCCGGGTACGTCTCCCCGCCAGGGACATCGTGCGCGCCCTGAATCGTATCGGACGCCGTGAGGCGCACCGCGGCGCAGTGCACGTCATCGTCGTCGACGATCCGCACATGCACGCGCTGAACCGACGGTTCCGGCGGCGTGACCGCCCGACCGACGTGCTGGCGTTTCCGTTGGCCGACGGGATGGGGGCAATCGACGGCGGTCCGTGGGGCGAAATATACTGCAACTACGATCATGCCCGTCGCTGGCGATCGGAGCACGGCGGCACGGTGGCCGCGGAGCTCATCCGGCTGGCGGTGCACGGATACCTGCACCTGCTTGGGTACGATCATCACACCGTCGGCCAGCGGCGACGGATGATCGCCGCCGAGAATCGCTGCCTGGCGGCGGCCGGGCTGGTCGACCTCCGTGGGCGCCGGGTGTCGGCACAGCCATCGCGACGGGGAGGAAGAGCCGGCCGTGACTGAGTTCTTCCTGAGTCTGGCCGTCGTCGCGGTGTTGTTCGCGATCATTTACGGCGTCAGCGTCGCGGCGATGCGCGTGTTCACGATATCGGGTCCGGCTGCCGATGAGCGAAAGAGGACGGCGCGCCAACGGTTCCTCGATGCCTTCAGCAAGGACCCGCGCGAACTGCTGTTGGCGGCGGAGCTGCTCAACTCGCTGGTCTTTGTCGCCATCACGGCGGTCGTCATCTGGTCGCTCTCCCGTTTGTGGCAGGAGCGGG includes the following:
- the ybeY gene encoding rRNA maturation RNase YbeY, producing the protein MSRVRLPARDIVRALNRIGRREAHRGAVHVIVVDDPHMHALNRRFRRRDRPTDVLAFPLADGMGAIDGGPWGEIYCNYDHARRWRSEHGGTVAAELIRLAVHGYLHLLGYDHHTVGQRRRMIAAENRCLAAAGLVDLRGRRVSAQPSRRGGRAGRD
- a CDS encoding DUF2892 domain-containing protein, whose protein sequence is MSLEHTIRAIAGTFVLASVALGWFVSPYWFLFTAFVGANLLQSAFTKWCLMEDILRKTVFARRQTA
- a CDS encoding HDIG domain-containing metalloprotein; its protein translation is MFQLLLKVKRSLAAKSRARLERWSKSRRYRRVQTAFHVFLALVIVALSIVLFPRQELYYSPDFPREGDIAAADIIAPFDFPVLKTPEELDAEARQVERATPPVLAYDLAIADSVERTIGFLFDRAERVAAAPISAKLRLERLEQEFPWLDLDGLIAPRIGGGWLALRFAVQDVIRREYSAGLFPDRHFLPTSESPFVLVRRPGAGDLPLQREQILDVDAARSRLDAELAEVPGVDSLERAGLVHVIGTMLAPNLTYDHETTEQRRQARLAEIRPYKVRIFRGERIVAKDERVSAVHAERLAALARVRAESQEYGNPLLRWIPIVARAVLAGFCVSGMWAYFRYFRRAYLRRTAVILLLAVVWTIVLIPTRFAHSAGWPAMYLIPIPLAAILVTVLVDLTTGLIATVFLSLLIGIVTGFDYTVLLVGLSAGLVSAVSLRVVRRRYDFYRPALYGSLVYLLAIVLLESLRGTESHRMLAAAGYGLVNAIGGAVLAVGVLPVFESLFGFTTDLTLLELSNLNHPLLKRLSLEAPGTYHHSLVIGNLAEGAAEAIGANPLLARVGAYFHDIGKMEKPEYFVENMRHIKSKHDKLSPTMSALILESHVKGGRELALEYNLPDPVIDFIEQHHGTTTMQFFYHKAQQQSPDEPVPEEEFRYPGPKPQTRETAIVMLADSTEAVTRTLDDPKPGRLQSAIKKVIADKFLAGQLEECNLTLRDIHKIEESFQKTLLGVFHQRIDYPSAVTREEEEDTVPTPNGGLANGAKGARGRRASRPPV
- a CDS encoding class I SAM-dependent rRNA methyltransferase — protein: MLPRIILKPGKDKAARHRHPWVFSGAIARIDGDVRPGSGEIVRVMTADGAFLAHGYYNPRSQIAIRLLEWNEAVSVDESWWRGRLRDAIAARRDLFADPQTNAFRLVHAEADGLPALIVDKYGDCLVIQSQAAGIDAVKAVLVDELNAQLHPGGIIERSEGSARELEGLAEARGVVSGSVPPTVEIVENGHRFVVDLNEGQKTGFYLDQRANRALVATHARDREVLDCFAYTGGFTVYALASGARAVTCVDSSAPALALLAQNVALNDIAVDRVSTIEGNAFEVLRKFRDQGRSFDMVILDPPKLAANRSQLEKALRAYKDLNLLAMKLLRPGGILATFSCSGAVSVAAFQEMIAWAATDAARSVQILRRLSQAADHPILVSFPESEYLKGLLCRAV
- a CDS encoding alginate export family protein — its product is MPVRRPYDLLAAIALAATIFGIARPVPAEDIRWEFSAQVRPRLEIRDGYRRPLMRDEGPVLLLSQRTRLGIRCIVNPQVTAFVQFQDARTWGDEGSQAWGTRSSVALLDTYRAFIELRWRHWSLRCGRQELTCEEERIMGSSDWLQQARAHDAICLQWQRGHWTGQTAWAHNESGQPLTSDYSIYIENGNWDYKSLAMWWISHQTRRWKESFFLLYDHDWEMRDMLGYTSRFSFGPRFESALERFGLRLEAHWQLGRLKRSTWYYPGPSIADTLDVNAFMVASSVTYDLGAVKLGLWYDYLSGNRSDSSAYRAFDAPYPSNHEFYGWADYFEDIPNDTRQRGLQDLALKITIRNIGPVSGQCDLHYFWFAQPDEKRDKALGMEIDIGATFPLMKSVALSAGYAHVVPTEALKREGRRDRGELVLFDA
- a CDS encoding PhoH family protein, with the translated sequence MTDRRSQRIISIEGTDPRVLFGRHSVYLSLMEARLGVSLTARGDEVIAVGEPEKLDIVARLFADLLAHIDKTGELSERYLHYAITVVMEGGEGPAAQLEAAGGTNGSRQRIAPKTLGQKEYLDSIENYDITICIGPAGTGKTYLAVAMAVAEWKAKLVSRIILARPAVEAGESLGFLPGDIRAKVDPYLRPVYDALYDMMPMEKMHRLMENGTIEIVPLAFMRGRTLNNAFVILDEAQNTTVGQMKMFLTRLGERSKAVVTGDVTQIDLVKPASSGLLLAEKILRGIKGIGFVQLTERDVVRHKLVAAIIRAFEAHEQNDKRADAGNSGARA
- a CDS encoding transposase, which produces MRRHAYNDPGHAHFLTFSCHRNQQLLTNDTVRHFLVETLDAAREIEQFDLWAYVFMPDHVHLLLHPRRAEHSIPSILRRIKEPSTRRVVTLWRETAPKKLDLLKASFGNREVHRFWQAGGGFDRNLTDMGAVRRAVEYIEYNPVRRGYVKEPGEWTWSSARARQGDKHAPLHVDSLESAFSGTGSDLRIP